Proteins encoded within one genomic window of Formosa agariphila KMM 3901:
- a CDS encoding YceI family protein, with translation MKKITLLMAVFALAFATSCKSDKKETTVTETPTEKTEQFVIKPAGTTVNWTAYKTTAKTPVSGVFTTLNFEPHSGASVQEALNNVEFSIPVSSIFSKDSIRDGKLQKFFFNVMADTELLKGILKTNSATEAVATITMNGETHDLPLTYTVAEDRRVSLTGVMQLKDWNALDALSTLHEACEVLHTGADGVSKTWEEVAITIDTYLREN, from the coding sequence ATGAAAAAAATAACACTCTTAATGGCAGTATTTGCATTAGCATTTGCTACAAGTTGTAAATCTGATAAAAAAGAAACAACCGTCACTGAAACTCCAACTGAAAAAACGGAACAATTTGTTATAAAGCCAGCAGGTACGACTGTTAATTGGACGGCTTATAAAACCACAGCTAAAACCCCTGTTTCTGGTGTGTTTACCACCTTAAATTTTGAACCTCATTCTGGTGCTTCTGTACAAGAAGCCTTGAATAATGTTGAATTTTCAATTCCTGTGAGTAGTATTTTCTCTAAAGATTCTATACGCGATGGAAAGTTGCAAAAATTCTTTTTTAACGTTATGGCAGATACAGAGCTTTTAAAAGGAATACTTAAAACAAATTCTGCTACTGAAGCTGTAGCAACTATTACAATGAATGGTGAAACTCACGATTTACCATTAACGTATACCGTTGCCGAAGACAGACGCGTTTCACTTACTGGAGTTATGCAATTAAAAGATTGGAATGCTTTAGATGCTTTAAGTACGTTACATGAAGCATGCGAGGTCTTACATACAGGTGCAGATGGTGTAAGTAAAACATGGGAAGAAGTTGCCATTACCATAGACACATATTTAAGAGAAAACTAA
- a CDS encoding RNA polymerase sigma factor: MQLELLIEKFQKKDEKAFEILYNMYATNIHGVIYNIVRDKDIAEEIMQDVFIKAWHKAETYSAEKGRFFTWILNIARNAAIDKTRSKSFKNKKQNLDAQFFVDILEHGDNLNTKTDAIGIEKFVSKLAKKCIEVIELLYFKGYTQKEASESLDMPIGTIKTRNRNCINELRTMVLN, from the coding sequence ATGCAATTAGAACTTCTTATTGAAAAATTTCAGAAAAAAGACGAAAAGGCTTTTGAAATCTTATACAACATGTACGCCACAAATATTCATGGTGTAATTTATAATATAGTTCGAGACAAAGATATTGCAGAAGAAATTATGCAAGACGTGTTTATAAAAGCATGGCATAAAGCAGAAACTTATTCTGCAGAAAAAGGTCGGTTTTTTACTTGGATTTTAAACATAGCTCGTAATGCAGCAATAGATAAAACCCGCTCCAAATCTTTTAAAAATAAAAAGCAAAACCTTGATGCTCAATTTTTCGTAGATATCTTAGAACATGGAGATAACCTAAATACAAAGACAGATGCTATTGGCATTGAGAAATTTGTAAGCAAACTTGCTAAGAAATGTATCGAGGTTATAGAGTTATTATATTTTAAAGGTTATACACAAAAAGAAGCTTCAGAGTCTCTAGATATGCCTATTGGCACTATAAAAACGAGAAACAGAAATTGTATTAATGAATTACGAACAATGGTCTTAAACTAA
- a CDS encoding anti-sigma factor, whose translation MDINNYINSGILELYVAGALSEAENKAVYENMQKYPEVLTEVLHIEAAILKLTEATAPKDRVLDFSPIAKHINTEDTESKVINMKAEKLRSSWLSFTGWAAAVILGGGLLWAIQQNSDLKTQIDVVETDNEFLEQQIQIADSDLKEAKSLITILRDKDILAIPLGGQAVYPEAYAKVYWDKAENSVYIDVQGLPEPPKGKVYQVWSLTLNPLTPTSLGTLDNFTSNENKIFAMQNANASEAFGITLEPAGGSTSPTLEQLYTLGTVDS comes from the coding sequence ATGGATATTAATAATTACATAAATTCTGGTATTTTAGAGCTGTATGTTGCTGGCGCACTTTCCGAAGCGGAAAACAAGGCTGTCTACGAAAACATGCAGAAATATCCTGAAGTTTTAACCGAAGTATTACACATTGAAGCTGCTATTTTAAAACTAACCGAAGCCACAGCTCCTAAAGATAGAGTGTTAGATTTTAGTCCGATTGCAAAACATATTAATACCGAAGACACCGAGTCTAAGGTAATCAATATGAAGGCTGAAAAACTTAGGTCAAGTTGGTTGTCTTTTACTGGTTGGGCTGCTGCGGTTATATTAGGTGGTGGATTATTATGGGCTATACAGCAAAATTCTGACTTAAAAACTCAGATTGATGTCGTAGAAACGGATAATGAATTCTTAGAACAACAAATTCAAATTGCTGATTCCGACTTAAAAGAAGCTAAAAGTTTAATTACTATTCTACGCGATAAAGATATTTTAGCAATTCCGCTTGGCGGACAAGCAGTATATCCAGAAGCTTACGCTAAAGTATATTGGGATAAAGCTGAAAATAGTGTATATATTGATGTACAAGGTTTACCTGAACCTCCAAAAGGCAAAGTATATCAAGTCTGGTCTTTAACATTAAATCCGTTAACACCTACTAGTCTAGGAACTTTAGATAATTTTACATCAAACGAAAACAAGATTTTTGCTATGCAAAATGCTAACGCATCAGAAGCTTTCGGAATTACATTAGAGCCAGCTGGAGGAAGCACCTCTCCTACTCTAGAACAACTTTATACTTTAGGTACAGTAGATTCTTAA
- a CDS encoding tetratricopeptide repeat protein — protein sequence MNTFKLIHLTVIVLICFSCTSEDKQIAQKSDYIAYVETEDQTALLSIEADYAFWNGKLKNHPNQFPYLLKKAASLSSKFKITGNIDDLIEAEHDLIEANKRTNYENSGYLRALARNYISQHRFKASLELLKKAESIGEHLKGTQNMLFDVYLELGNTNEASEYLVKTQDFNDFDYVIRLAKWQDHEGNLDAAIKYMEKALAMAESSNNPSKKQWIYTNIADYYGHDGQIEKSYQYYLKALALDPSDAYSKKGIAWIVYSHDKNPEEAMNILNRVTQQHNTPDYELLKAEIAEFMGDDSSKKKYLNKYLKAVNNKKYGDMYNAYNTLVFADDLQIFDSALKLAYKEVENRPTPHSYDLLAWSYYKKGDYKKALQIVETHIKGKSFEPTILSHMAQIYKDNGKLADAKILKKELLDAAYELGPVETQRIKNI from the coding sequence ATGAACACTTTTAAACTTATACATCTTACAGTTATTGTACTAATTTGTTTTAGTTGTACTTCTGAAGATAAACAAATAGCTCAAAAGAGCGATTATATTGCCTATGTAGAAACGGAAGACCAGACCGCGTTGCTTTCTATAGAAGCTGATTATGCTTTTTGGAATGGAAAATTAAAAAACCATCCAAATCAGTTTCCATACCTACTTAAGAAAGCAGCGTCCTTGTCTTCTAAATTTAAAATTACAGGAAACATAGATGATTTAATTGAAGCAGAACATGATTTAATTGAAGCGAATAAAAGAACAAACTATGAGAATTCGGGATATTTAAGAGCTTTGGCCAGAAATTATATTTCGCAACATCGCTTTAAAGCGTCTTTAGAGCTACTTAAAAAAGCAGAATCTATAGGCGAGCACTTAAAAGGAACTCAAAATATGCTTTTCGATGTATATCTAGAGTTAGGAAACACGAACGAAGCTTCTGAATATTTAGTGAAAACTCAAGATTTTAATGATTTTGATTATGTTATCCGATTAGCGAAATGGCAAGATCATGAAGGAAATTTAGACGCTGCTATTAAATACATGGAAAAGGCTTTAGCTATGGCAGAATCGTCAAATAATCCAAGTAAAAAACAATGGATTTATACAAATATAGCCGACTATTACGGTCATGATGGTCAGATTGAAAAATCGTATCAATACTATTTAAAAGCATTAGCATTAGATCCTTCTGATGCATATTCTAAAAAAGGAATTGCATGGATTGTATATTCACACGATAAGAATCCTGAAGAAGCAATGAATATCTTAAATCGAGTTACACAGCAGCATAACACACCAGATTATGAGCTTTTAAAGGCTGAAATTGCTGAATTTATGGGAGACGATAGCTCTAAAAAGAAATATTTAAACAAGTATTTAAAAGCTGTTAATAATAAAAAATATGGCGACATGTATAACGCTTATAATACATTAGTATTTGCAGATGATTTACAAATTTTCGATTCTGCTTTAAAATTAGCATATAAAGAAGTCGAAAATAGACCTACACCTCACTCTTACGATTTATTAGCTTGGAGTTATTATAAAAAAGGAGACTATAAAAAAGCGTTACAAATCGTTGAAACCCATATTAAGGGCAAAAGTTTTGAGCCTACCATTTTAAGCCATATGGCTCAAATATATAAAGACAATGGAAAGCTAGCAGATGCCAAAATATTAAAGAAGGAATTATTAGATGCTGCTTACGAATTAGGTCCTGTAGAGACACAGCGTATTAAAAATATTTAG
- a CDS encoding DUF4331 family protein — protein MKTLKYILIAVGVSILSFNCSSDDDNMTIDTTEPDFSGTYMQADQMGRPAINTVFVSPSAKDQFNVTTPSNQAAAFQSMFQTNLEALSPAYAEEGDTNALGLDAVTFTGLLATDVLTVSLDGPTTFYDGTNVLTGRALTDDVITVELLLIFGGEDFTENPGLSNDNVDANDKAFLTSFPYLASAW, from the coding sequence ATGAAAACTTTAAAATATATACTAATTGCAGTTGGCGTTTCAATACTATCGTTTAACTGCTCGAGCGACGATGATAATATGACTATAGATACAACAGAACCAGATTTTTCTGGAACCTATATGCAAGCGGATCAAATGGGGAGGCCTGCCATAAATACGGTATTTGTATCGCCTTCTGCTAAAGATCAATTTAATGTTACCACACCTTCTAATCAAGCTGCTGCGTTTCAATCTATGTTTCAAACTAATTTAGAAGCTTTAAGTCCTGCATATGCTGAAGAAGGAGATACTAATGCTTTAGGATTAGATGCAGTAACATTTACTGGGCTTTTAGCTACAGATGTGCTTACGGTGTCTTTAGATGGTCCAACTACGTTTTACGATGGTACTAATGTGTTAACCGGTAGAGCGTTAACAGACGATGTAATTACAGTAGAGTTATTATTGATTTTTGGAGGAGAAGATTTTACTGAAAACCCAGGGCTTTCAAACGACAATGTCGATGCTAACGATAAAGCATTTTTAACATCATTTCCTTACTTAGCTTCTGCTTGGTAG
- a CDS encoding DUF4331 family protein translates to MKTMKIILGIGALSIAGFFMVAADHIDAPAVKGGTSDITDFYAFQGEDTKNIVFVANVQGLLSPSASNDAMFDESTLIEINIDTNDDKIEDWVIQAIPREGKMYFFGPVKPTATGLSSQIETMGITAMVDISTYGNDAVIANTNGMKFFAGPRDDPFFMDFAQYTEIIAGNASSFNETGSDTFAGTNVMSVVVELPKSMIGGSGTINTWVESKTKQ, encoded by the coding sequence ATGAAAACAATGAAAATTATTTTAGGAATCGGAGCTTTATCAATCGCTGGTTTCTTTATGGTAGCAGCCGATCATATCGATGCTCCAGCAGTTAAAGGTGGTACAAGCGATATTACCGATTTTTACGCCTTTCAAGGTGAAGACACAAAAAATATAGTGTTTGTTGCCAACGTACAAGGTTTATTAAGTCCGTCGGCTTCAAACGATGCGATGTTCGACGAGAGTACTTTAATCGAAATTAACATCGATACTAACGATGATAAAATTGAAGATTGGGTAATTCAAGCAATTCCTCGTGAGGGTAAAATGTACTTCTTCGGACCTGTAAAACCTACAGCTACTGGATTAAGTAGCCAGATTGAAACTATGGGAATAACAGCTATGGTTGATATATCTACTTATGGCAATGATGCTGTTATAGCAAACACTAATGGAATGAAATTTTTTGCCGGCCCAAGAGATGATCCATTCTTTATGGATTTCGCGCAATACACAGAGATTATCGCTGGTAACGCATCAAGTTTTAACGAAACAGGTAGCGACACCTTTGCTGGAACGAATGTAATGTCTGTAGTTGTTGAGTTGCCAAAATCTATGATTGGTGGTTCTGGAACGATCAATACTTGGGTAGAATCTAAAACAAAACAATAA